The Oncorhynchus gorbuscha isolate QuinsamMale2020 ecotype Even-year linkage group LG08, OgorEven_v1.0, whole genome shotgun sequence DNA window ggtgggtcacaaaccattgacttatgatgtttgatcgatggaaactcacattatcacaaatgaccacatactttggaaaatcctctctaaacagacccctctcatcatcagagatgagagccctgtagagagtctttaaaaagttgagtagatgctgggtgttgtGTGGCCCTATAAGGGGGATATGAGTTAGGGCACCATgctccgaaatagcagcacacatggtgatatttcctccccgttggcctggcaaatccacagTAGCTGTGACCGATGATATTCCGACCCTGCCTTCTGCCGTTGGTCAGTTTGAAGCCAGCCTCATCCACGTATACAAAGTTGTGAGAGGGTTcacttgattccaactccattatacgctatatcccagaacacacagttgaatttgttttggtaaggaagagtgacataacatgtacatatattgcatgttccttccacagcaatggaaatgtgtgcagtttatgcttactgtactCTGTATCtctataaaatgttgctgtaaagtagttacatagatatatgttttacctgtacatactggtaacgtagctccttaactctgtcctcattcctttggaatggtacacggtacagctgtttcatactcatctggtttctatgcagcaccctgtcgatggttgagatgctaactgtatggatgttttcaaagacatcgttGTCTTCTATAATGGTCCTTTGTATTTCCCTGAGTCTTGTGGCATTGTTTGCTCGgaccatggtgcaaatagcctcctcctgttgaggtgtgaaaaggcATCCTCTGCCACCTGGTTTGAGGTATTCTTGCAGTCCTATGTGGGGAAATGCAGTGATGCATCGCACACTTTCACATAAACAAAAACTAtgcgaacacacattttactgtaaaacatacaggtgggtgcatgtaaggtgcagtatgtatctgtatagagtatatttctgtatgctgtgaaatacaagtggactactgtaatatgaagcattgtaggaagtatacagtttactgcttatatacagtaacagtgcactgtacattggtggacatacctgttctctcttcggaacgtttgaactattgaggacacggttgatctcccaatattcggctgcaccctttgacccgcctcagccattgtaaggccatgattgacaacatggtctacaatagtggcccttatgtcatcagatatgcgcctatgtcctcttctgcctcttcctctgttttgccttccaccacgcatccttgctcctcttcttcctcctcttggctgttgaccctgttcgtttcctggtccatccattattggaaaattgcaactctgtgttgtggtctgtctatatatgcttgccaattgattcttcatgagatgcacATTTGAGCAATAtagacaactggttgattgttggttggactaacactttacattccttcatgagtgagggtcaaattcacctgcacgattcatcaattcacgtgtttgtacaaaaggtctaatagaaatgtgtgtaaaactatgcttgacagtttatgacaaatagttcaacaattttgcatgtaatggcttatgcaaggaactaatgcctagtcgccaaagcgactgagaaaactGTAATCCCTATGGGAAGTCAAAAAATTAAGAAAGATGGGATTTCAAACCTCTTATAAGAAATGAAAGACAAATGTACCACTTAGGCTGGACATTCACATGAGCAACACAAACACAGTTAGGCTGGACATTCACATGAGCAACACAAACACAGTTAGGCTGGACATTCACATGAGCAACACAAACACAGTTAGGCTGGACATTCACATGAGCAACACAAACACAGTTAGGCTGGACATTCACATGAGCAACACAAACACAGTTAGGCTGGACATTCACATGAGCAACACAAACACAGTTAGACTGGACATTCACATGAGCAACACACGGCCTAACTTCACCATTCTCTACCAAGTTATCCAGCAACCTAGTTTAATACATATAAAGCATGTAAGGGTGGTTTCCCAGACAGACTTAGTCTATTTCTAAACTAACACACAGTAGAGGTTGTCCCTTGGAGGTGCTTCTTAGTCCAGGGAGATCGGCCCATAGAGAAGCACCTGTTTTCCAGGGAAATCAGCCCATAGAGAAGTAATTGTCAGTCCAGGGAAATCAGCCCATAGAGAAGTAATTGTCAGTCCAGGGAAATCAGCACATAGAGAAGCACTTGTTAGTCCAGGGAAATCAGCCCATAGAGAAGCAATTGTCAGTCCATGGAAATCAGCCCATAAAGAAAGGAGCTACACAGTACACTCAttgtaaaatatgttttataaaaaaggtgctatctagaacctaaaagggttctttggttgtccccataggagaaccctttgaagagaCCTTTTTTGTTCCAGGaataaccctttccacagaggatcCTACAAGGAACCAAAACGGGTTCTCCTACAGAGACAACTGAAGAACCCTTTGGAACTCTTTTTAATTATTTGTGAAATGTGTGACCATTCAGCCATGGCCTTAGATAAGTGTCTTCTTAATAACAGCTAAGATGCTACTAGCTACTAGTACCTTCACAGAGCTCAGATAAGTATATTCTTAATTAAGGATGACTCCCACAATGTACCAATATTCTAACATACACGTCTGTACTTAGATGTCAGTTTGGCATAAAGGAGAGGGCACTGCCTTATCCACTGGCTGCCCTAGCGTAAACATCCCCCGGACACAAACTAGTAGCTAGCTAGATGGAGATCACTGAGGTTATTTTTAATGAGTCCATTTCACAACTGCCTTCACTAAAAGGTCTTGCCTGCAAACTTTGGTTTAGAATCATGACCTTCTGGCATGTCTGCCTACAGGTTATGGTAAGAGTTTTTCATGAGCACAATTCCTGCCTGCATTTTCATCTCCACATAGCCACACTGGTGATTTGTTGGGAGAGTTGTCTGTCTGAAGAGGACCCTCACTGATTTTTTCTCCCCTTTTCAAAATGACCAAGACAGTCCATCATGATTCCCAGACCCTAGTCACTGCTGTAGCCTACACCCTCAGaaaaaagtgctatctagaacctaaaagggttcttcggctgtccccaaagGAGACCCCTTCGAATAGCCCCtattagttccaggtagaaccctttgggtttcatgtagaaccctttccacatagGATTCTAACTGGAACtaaaaatagttctacctggaaccaaaaatgtttcTACTGAGGAAACAAAAAGGGTTCCCTAACACAATGATGATGACTTTGATCACAGTCCTGTATTAGAGACACAGATAGACTGACATGAGAATGTATTGTAGTATACACTGATCACACTGATCACATCCAGATGAATGTCTGAGGCACCCACATAATCTTCAGTGGAGTTGACTGAGTATTGAGGTTGAATTTGAAGTATAACAGGAAGGATTTTCATCTCATTGTGTTATACAAAGCCTTGGCGCCGAGATGGCTGCCACACTGGCCAGCTTGAATGGAAATGATTTCTGGCAGCCTGTCCTTTGTTCAATGGGTATTTATCCTCCTACAAATGTCCAAATATTTTTTACATCTTTCTATCTCTAAAATACTAAAGAGATGTACGTAAAGTACATTTTGGGcacatttctcaaaggaaaatgTTATTTAGAATAAAAAATGTACAACATATCAAGAATTCCCTCTGGGCAAGTTTGGAGAATCTAAGGATCGCCGCACATAAATTGAAGAAAAATAGTTGGCAAAAGTCTAACTTTGGGGAAATGGCATTTGAAGACAAGTACACTGAATTTAGACTACCACACACCAAACACCAAACCCTATTTAGACTTTATCACCATCTCTTCAATATAAGTTACTGCATACAGCTCTGGAAAACATTGAGACCACTGCAAAAGTTTCTCTGCTTTTACTATAagtatgtgtttgggtaaaattaCAATTTCTGTTTTATTCTATAAACTCCTGACAACATTTCTCCCAgattccaaataaaaatattgtcattaagagcatttatttgcagaaaattACAACTGGTCAAAATAGCAAAAGTGTTGTGCGAGACACTGTGGCTTGTAGGCCTCTCCAGGTCTTGCACCCACTGGGAAATTTGGCAGAGGATCGGTGATGATCTGGGGGTGCTTCAGTAAGGCAGGAATCAGACAGACTTGTCTTTGTGAAGGACGCATGAATCAAGCCAAGGTTGTCCTGGAAGAAAATGTTCCCCAACTCTGAGGATTGttttttccagcaggacaatgctccatgccacacagccaggtcaatcAAGGTGTGGATGGAGGACCTAGAGGAGAAAGAAACGCACCTAtttaggtgctggctagcggagtagaacacttaaaaaaataaaggaaagcctcacactctaggagctcagatgcaataatgtttatgtccaacgtttcgacagacaagctgtcttcatcagggtataatgacaaacactgcgaGATGACTCATCtcaccagatcaagaccctgtcatggccagcccagtctccagacctgaaccccattgaaaacctctggAATGTGATCAAGAGGAAGATGGATGATCACAAGCCATCAAACACAGACGAGCTGCTTGAATTTCTGCGCCAGAAGTGACATAAAGTCACCCAACATTaatgtgaaagactggtggagaACATGCCAAGACGCATGAAAGCTGTGAATGAAAATCAGGGTTATTccaccaaatattgatttctgaactcttcctaagttaaaacattagtattgtGTTGTTAAAAAATGAATATGAACTTATTTCCTTTGCATTATTCGAGGTCTGACAATGCatctttttttgttattttgaccagtTGCATTTTCGgcaaataaatgctctaaattacaatatttttatttggaatttgggagaaacattgtcagtagtttatagaataaaacaGAAATGTtaattttacccaaacacatacctataaatagtCAAACCAGAGAAACGGATCATTTTTCAGTGGTCTCTTCATTTCTTCCAGAGCTGTATAGTCCAGATTGTTACATTCTCTATGAAACAGGCTTTGAACATATGGATGTACTCTACCAGTCAAAGATATTACAACACCTACTCATTTTAGGGTTTTTctacatttttactattttctacattatagaataatagcgATAACATaaaaaactaggaaataacatgtatggaatcatgtagtaaccaaaaaagtgttataacGAATCCAAAAGGCTAATTACATTGCTGTTGCCCGAGGACACTCCTTctgtatgtgggtgtgtctgttgtactgtacctgTGATGGTAGAGTCATTGTTGCACTCATCTTGTACAGCTGGCTTCTGCAGTTTAGCTGTACACTAGGTTAGCAATAGAGGCCAGCACTAGGCTGTAAGTACATGTAGTGtaaagttcacacacacactagtacccCTCTGTGTCTGGTCATTACTATCTCACAGCCTCTCAACTTTAGAACTAATTAGAGCAGATACTAGGCTGCTGAGTCAggttcacacagagagagagagagagagagagagagagagagagagagagagagagagagagagagagagagagagagagagagagagagagagagagtagcagtgtCAATGGGGTCAGGGTGTACATGTTAGaggtcactttaataaattgttctttcctccatctctctctctctctctctctctctctctctctctctctctgcctctctctctctctctctctctctctctctctctctctctctctctctctctctctctctctctctctctctctctctctctctctctctctctctctctctctctctctctctctctctctctctctctctgtctctctctctctctctctctctgtctctctctctctctctctctctctctctctctctctctctctctctctctctctctctctctctctctctctctctctctctctctctctctctctctctctctctctctctctctctctctctctctctctctctctctctctctctctctctctctctctctctctctctctctctctctctctctctctctctctctctctctctctctctctctctctctctctctctctctctctctctctctctctctctctctctctctctctctctctctctctctctctctctctctctctctctctctctctctctctctctctctctctctctctctctctctctctctctctctctctctctctctctctctctctctctctctcacacacacacacacacacacacacacacacacacacacacacacacacacacacacacacacacacacacacacacacacacacacacacacacacacacacacacacacacacacacacacactctcacaccttcacacacactctctcacatcttcacacacacacactctctcacatcttcacacacacactctctctccctctctcccattctctctctcgctcaacttctctccctctcccattctgtctctctccttctctctccctcttctctccccttctctctctctctcaccctccctctcttctgcccttctctcatccctctatctccccccaGGTCTGTTGGGCTGCAGGCGTTTCCAGTCCTCAGTAGTGAACTACAGTACTCTGCTACTAGAGGAGGACATGGGTCTTCTCTACGTGGGGGCCCGAGGGGCCGTGTTCGCTCTCAACGCCACAGACATCTCAGACAGCACAGCTCGcactgtaagagagagagagagtgtgatatcAGGGAACTTACAGTAGATCATTTAGGATCCTACCCCTCCCAGGTCTTTTACACTGAGCACCTCTATTGCTAGGTTAACAAACCCACCTTGTACCATCTAGGGCTGGCACGATTACCGGATCATCGTTTAACCCACCAGTATGGATGAAGACCGTCATGAAAATGAAATAACCGTCATGACCTTTATATTTTTGGGTGGATCTTACAGCTGACTGAAGACGGGACAGCCGAGCGTTCGTGCGTTCGTGCAGTCCAGTTCATTTCCGCGGTGACATGGACTCTTTACAATGTGATGAGACTATGTTGCTCCTTGCTGAAAAAGGCAAGGTGTTGTAGCAAACGGGTGAAATGTTTGCCTCGGCTCCTTCACTGGAGCTgcagcacatgcagtcaggagCTGAGGATAATTCCTCAAATAgattcaaatctaattttatttggcacatgcttcgtaaacaacaggtgtagactaacagtgaaatgagtaacaataacgtgtctatatacaagggCTACCCGTACTGggtaatgataacttggttatatacaagggctaccagtactgagtaatgataacttggttatatacaaggggttCCAGTACTgggtaatgataacttggctatatacaaggggtacccaTACTGGGTAATGATAacctggctatatacaagggctaccagtactgagtaatgataacttggctatatacaagggctaccagtactgagtaatgataacttggttatatacaaggggttCCAGTACTgggtaatgataacttggctatatacaaatgataacttggttatatacccATACTGGGTAATGATAacctggctatatacaagggctaccagtactgagtaatgataacttggttatatacaagggctaccagtactgagtaatgataacttggttatatacaagggctaccagtactgagtaatgataacttggctatatacaagggctaccagtactgagtaacaataacgtgtctatatacaagagccaccagtactgagtaatgataacttggctatatacaagggctaccagtactgagtaatgataacttggctatatacaagggctaccagtactgagtaatgataacttggttatatacaagggctaccagtactgagtaatgataacttggttatatacaaggggttCCAGTACTGggtaatgataacttggttatatacaaggggttCCAGTACTgggtaatgataacttggctatatacaaggggtacccaTACTGGGTAATGATAacgtgtctatatacaaggggtaccagtactgggtaatgataacgtgtctatatacaaggggtacccaTACTGGGTAATGATAACCTGGTTATATACAAGGGCTACCAGCACTAGGTAATGATAACCTGGTTATATACAAgggctaccagtactgagtaatgataacgtgtctatatacaaggggtacccaTACTGGGTAATGATAACCTGGTTATATACAAGGGCTACCAGTACTGGGTAATGATAACCtggttatatacaaggggtacccaTACTGGGTAATGATAACCTGGTTATATACAAgggctaccagtactgagtaataataacgtgtctatatacaaggggtacccaTACTGGGTAATGATAACCTGGTTATATACAAGGGCCACCAggactgagtaatgataacttggctatatacaagggctACCAGTACTGGATAATGATAACCTGGTTATATACAAGGGCTACCAGTACTGGGTAATGATAACCTGGTTATATACAAgggctaccagtactgagtaatgataacttggttatatacaagggctaccagtactgagtaacaataacgtgtgtggtccttctgtagctcagttggtagagcatggcgcccATACTGGGTAATGATAACCTGGGTTATATACAAGGACCACCAGTACTGAATGTATGCACAATGACTGTGTCTATGGATAAAAGGgtactaaatggcatatatgatAACCCTTATTATATACAAGGGCtaaccagtactgagtaatgataacctgGTTATATACAAgggctaccagtactgagtaacaataacgtgtctatatacaaggggtacccaTACTGGGTAATGATAACCTGGTTATATACAAgggctaccagtactgagtaatgataacttggctatatacaagggccaccagtactgagtaatgataacttggctatatacaagggctcccagtactgagtaatgataacttggctatatacaagggctaccagtactgagtaatgataacttggctatatacaaggggtacccaTACTGGGTAATGATAacgtgtctatatacaaggggtaccagtactgggtaatgataacgtgtctatatacaaggggtacccaTACTGGGTAATGATAACCTGGTTATATACAAGGGCTACCAATACTAGGTAATGATAACCTGGTTATATACAAGGGCTACCAATACTAGGTAATGATAACCTGGTTATATACAAgggctaccagtactgagtaatgataacctgGTTATATACAAGGGCTACAAGTAGTgggtaatgataacttggctatatacaagggctaccagtactgagtaatgataacttggctatatacaagggctaccagtactgagtaatgataacttggttatatacaagggctaccagtactgagtaatgataacttggctcaCTTCTCTTCAATGATTTTAAAGATATGACTGATATGAAAAATGTGGTCGAACTCCTTCTTGTAGTGAACGAGTGTACACCTCAAGAGAAAGGAGATTGGGACGCAGTGACTGTTTCTCCAGGAGCATTAGCCTACTGTCTAGTTGTACCTTATGGAACATAATAATGCAGATCTGTCACTGTATCTAGCCACACTAGGACAGAAACTCAACACCCTGTTTCACCTGACACCCTGCCATAAAAATGTTGGAAATCTAGAACCCTTGTTaatgttctggtctctctctctttctttctctctttgtctctccctctgtctgcctctctctctctgtgtgtctttctctgtctctatctctccctctccctctccctctctctctctctctctctctgtctgtctgtctgtctgtctgtctgtctgtctgtctgtctgtctgtctgtctgtctgtctgtctgtctgtctgtctgtctgtctgtctgtctgtctgtctgtctgtctgtctgtctgtctgtctgtctgtctgtctgtctgtctgtctgtctgtctgtctgtctgtctgtctgtctgtctgtctgtctccatccatctctctctgtctctctctctctctctatatatatatatatatatatatatatatatatatattgtatcaGATTGAATGGGAAGCCTCGGAGGAGCAGAAGCAGCAGTGTCTGAGCAAAGGGAAAGACGATAAGGTATGTCTTTCTCTATTTtttctcatccatcctctccactttctctctctttctttttctctgtgAGGTAATCACCTCAAggtttactctctctttctgtctccctccctctctccctccatctgtctctctccaaggGAGGTTTAAATCTACTCATCTCAATATGTGTGGGAATTCTATCTCATGTATCATTCATCATACACagtttaactctctctctaaacaaccttattccctctctctttctctctcccaccctctctccctctacctctctctctctctctctctctccctcttgttgatatattatctctctctcaacagacagagtgttataaccacatcaggtttctccagagatttAATTCCACTCATCTCTACATGTGTGGGACTCACGCCTTCAAACCTCTTTGTGCGTACATAGTAAGTAACCTGCAGTACAGTACACAACCTACACACACTCATAGAATAAAAAAATAGACAGATTTTATGCATGTTCAAAGGTAATTTCATGTTCTAGCTAACTAACTCCTGCATGGTATTGTGTGGGTCGactgtctccctctttccacaGTAATTGACACGATATGAACCATATTATGCTCTACCACTGTGTTACTAGCCTCCGTAACCTCCTGTTCTCCTGTGTAGGATGAGGAGAGTTTTAAAGTGTCGTCTGAGTttgaggagggtagagagaagtgTCCGTATGGACCTGCAACAGGCTACACTGGCCTCATCGTGGGTAAAACAACCATTCTTAGACCCTGTATATACGACTAGTGTATATCCTTTATTGAGATGTGTTCTGTCACCAAACATGTGACCAATGTTTCTGGCCAGGTGTAGATGCAAAaaagtacaacaacaaaaaaagaacacACATTTTAACACTCATTTTATGGGGGGCATATTATTCACAATTTAAGTTTATGCTCAATGCTAATGTGTCATACTTATTCTGC harbors:
- the LOC124042237 gene encoding semaphorin-4G-like: MAVCVCSALSSLLLLLSCGVAGGYPFRAPIDLDVTPRITVTTSGLLGCRRFQSSVVNYSTLLLEEDMGLLYVGARGAVFALNATDISDSTARTIEWEASEEQKQQCLSKGKDDKTECYNHIRFLQRFNSTHLYMCGTHAFKPLCAYIVSNLQYSTQPTHTHRIKK